A window of bacterium genomic DNA:
ATCGCGCAGCAGGGACAGCAGGTCCCCGTCCTCGTCGTGCCGGCGGGCGATCGCTTCGTCCTCATCGAGGGGTACGGGCGCGTCGACGCGCTCCGTCGGCTTCACCGCGACGTCGTGCAGGCCGTGACGCTGGAGGTCGGCGAGGCCGACGCGCTCGTGCTGCGGCACCGGCTCGAGGGTGGGCGGCAGCGGAGCGCGCTCGAGGAGGGCTGGCTCGTGGCCGCGCTCCTCGACCACGGCAAGTCGCAGACGGACGTGGCGATCGCGCTGGGGAAGTCGCAGAGCTGGGTCTCGCGGCGCCTTGCGTTGGTACGCACGCTGCCCGAGGCAGTGCAGGCCGCGGTCCGCGAGGGACGCCTCGTCCCGCACGCCGCGGAGAAGTTCCTGGTCCCTATGGCGCGCGCCAACGCGGCCCAATGCGCCACCCTCGTCGAGGGCCTCCGCAGGGTCCGGCCCACCGTTCGCCAGCTCGCCCGCCTCTACGCCGCCTGGAAGGCCGCCGATCCCGAGGTCCGCCAACGCATCGCCGAGCAGCCGCTGCTCTACCTGAAGGCCGAGGACGCCGTGAAGCCGGTCGACCCCGAGGAGGATCTCACCGCGTTGCGCGACGTGGAGGCGGTGGCGGGCGTGTGCGGTCGGGCCCGGAAGGGCCTTCGGGAGGGCGCGTACGGGCGGCTCCCGTCGCACCGGCGACCGCACCTCGACGGGGCCTGGCAGGAGGCGCGGCTCGCGTTCGACGCGCTGGCGGGGCTGCTCGCCGAGGAGGGACTCGATGCTCGATCGTGATGTCCGCATCGCCATCCTGGAGCTGACGCGCCGCGGCCGCGGCACCCGGCGGATCGCCAAGGAGCTGGGCCTGTCGCGCACGTCGGTGCAGCAGGTGGTGAAGAGCGGGCAGTCCGAGCGCCCGGAGTTCGTACGCGCCGAGCTCCTCGACGCACACCTCGACCGTGTGCGGGAGCTCTTCGAGGACTGTGACGGGAACCTCGTCCGGGTGCACGAGGAGCTCGTCGCCGGCGGGGTAGAGGTCGCCTACGCGACGGTGACCGGCTTCTGCCGTCGCCATCGGATCGGCGTGAAGGAGAAGGTCCCCGCAGGCCGGTACACGTTCGAGCCCGGCGAGGAGATGCAGCACGACACCTCGCCCCACGTCGTGCAGATCGGCGACCGGTCGCGCCTCCTGCAGTGCGCATCGGTGGTGCTCGCGCATTCGCGGATGGTCTACGCCCAGCTATACCCCACCTTCGACCGCTTCTATGCCAAGACCTTCCTGACCAACGCCGTCCGGTTCTTCGGCGGCGCGTGCCGACGCTGCATGGTCGACAACACCAACGTCGTCGTGGCCCACGGGACCGGGAAGCGGGCGGTGATCGCCCCCGAGATGGAGGCGTTCGGCGGCCGGTTTGGTTTCGTTTTCGTGGCACACGAGAAGGGCGACGCCAATCGCTCCGCCCACGTGGAGCGGCAGTTCGACCACATCGAGAACAACTTCTACGCCGGCCGATCCTTCGCCGACCTCGCCGATGGCAACGCTCAGCTCCATGCATGGTGCGAGAAGGTCAACCGCGCCCAGAAGCGCTCCCTGCACGCCGCCCCCGTCGAGGTGTTCGCCGCCGAGCGACCGCACCTCGCGCCGCTCCCCGACTGGATCCCGGAGGTCGTCCGCGTCGCGAGCCGGCGGGTGGACGTCGAGGGTTACATCTCCCTCCACCACAACACCTACCCGGTGCCAGTGGAGCTCATCGACGAGCAGGTCGAGGTGCAGGAGACGATCGACCGCGTACGCGTCCTCCACCGGCACAAGGTGGTCGCCGACTACCCTGCCATCGAGCCGGGACGTCGTGAGCGCGCAAAGCTCCTGGAGCCCCGGGTGCGCCGCAGCGCGACGCGCAAGGCCGATCCCGTCGCCCCCGAGGAGAGCGCGCTCATCGCCGCCGGCCCGGAGTTCGTCGCGATGATCGAGCTCTTGCGCCGCACCCAGAAGGGTCGCGCGCGGGTCCCGATCCGGCGCCTGCACCGCCTCTTCCTCGACTACCCCACCGAGACCCTGCGCGCGGCGCTCGTGAGCGCGGTCGCCCACGGGCTCCACGACCTCAGTGGCATCGAGCGCATGGTGCTCCGCGGGCTCGCCGGGGAGCTGTTCCGCCTTCCCATCCCCCCAGAGGACTCATGAACGACGATCTGGACCAGCTCCTGCTGGGCCTCAAGCTCCCCCGCGCCCGCGAGGTCATCGCCCGCGAACTCGAGCGCGCGGCCAAGGACCAGCCTTCCTACGCGGACTTCCTCGCCCGCGTCCTTCGCGAGGAGTACCTCCACCAGCGCCAGAAGAGCCTGGACTACCGCATCCGCCAAGCCCGCCTCCCCGAGGTGTGGTCCATCGACACGTTCCCGTTCGACCGCCAGCCGGGCGTGAGGGCGGCGACCATCCGCGAGCTCGCGGGCCTGGACTTCGTCCCGGCGGCCCAGAACCTCGTGTTCATCGGGCCGACCGGCGTCGGGAAGACCGGCCTCGCCTCCGGCCTGCTCCACCAGGCGCTCGTCAACGGCTACCGGTGCCGTTTCATCCGCGCCCAGGACCTCTTCGACGAGATGTACGCCTCGCTTGCCGACCGCTCCACCCGCCACATGCTGAACCAGCTCCGTGCCTACGATGTGCTGCTCATCGATGAGATGGGGTACCTCAACCTCCGGCCCGAGCAGTCCAACATCTTCTTCAAGCTGATGGAGGAGCGGTACGGGCGCAAGTCCACCATCCTGACCACCAACCTCGACTACGACGATTGGTTCACCTTCCTGGGACAGAAGCCGATGGTCCAGGCGCTGCTCGACCGCCTGCGTCACAAGTGCCACACCATCCGGATCGACGGGCCGTCGTTGAGGACGCCGATGGGCTGATCGACGCTGACTCGGCACCACGAGGCGGTCGTCCCTGACGAGGGGGCGGCCGCTTTCGTGTCTCAGGGGGCGGCGGAGAGGACCGGATCACGATCTTGGAGGGGCCCAGTTCTGGAGAGCGGGAGTGGACCAGATTTGGGGAGCGTTGAAGCCCACCGGCACGTGGCGAGATCGCGCACCTGCTTCGCGTCCACGGAGGGCTGGGCGTCGAAGTCGTAGTCGTCGAGCGTGCGAACGAAGGGGAACTTCGCGATGCTCGTCCCCATCGCGACGCGGCGCTGGTCGCGATACTCGACCTCAGCCGAGCAGAGGTACGACAAGGTCTGCCGCAGGTCGAACTCCTTCCGGGCCGCCTCCTCCAACAAGGCGTCGAGGCGGTCCCGGATCCCGGTGAGCTGCAAACGACTGAGCATGGCGTGGAGCTGCGTGTCCTCGGCGATCACAGCGCACCGCCTACGGAGTCGTCGTACTCGCTCAGCGGGCGCTGGAGGTTGCCGGTCACGACGACTTGAGCGCTACCTCCGGTCAGGCGAGCCTCCTCGGTCTGGCGAACCACCCCGGCCAGGTGGGTCCGGTCGATGATCCGGGCGCGGCTGGGAGGCCGAGCATCGTGGCAGGCGACGGTCGTGTCGCCCCGCAGCACGCTCATCTTGCCGTCCAGGATGCGCACGACGACCCGCTTCCCGATGAGGCGCCACGGGACGCTGTAGTGGTTGGTGTCGACCTCGACGCACCCGTCGGTGTGGACCCTCCGGAAGAGTTCCCGCACGCGCAGAAACGGCACGGCGCGGAGCGGCTTCAGTACCGATCGCTCGGCACGCTCGAAGCGGTCGATCGGGCGGTCGCCGGTGGTGCCGTGGATCCGCACGTCGGCGATCTCCCGCGACCACCGCACGAGGTGGGCGTTGAAGTCCTCCCACGAGCGGAAGGTCCGTCCGGCGATGGCGTTCCGCCCGACATACTGAACCGCGCGTTCATCCTTGCCCTTCGTACGGGCGCGGTACGGGGCGCACGCCCGCGGGCGCACCCCCCAGTGCTCGCAGAAGCCCCGGAAGGTCTCGTTGAAGGTGACCTCGCGCGTCGCGGCGTCGTGGTGGGTCACCAGGGCGCGCGCGTTGTCCATGAGCAGCTCAACGGGCGTCCCGCCGAAGTGCTGGAACGCGGCCTCGATGCCCTCGAGCCACTGCGCCTGGCGTTCGCACGCGTAGGCGATCGCGAAGGTGCGCCGAGAGTACCCGAGTGTGAGGATGCAGAGGTGCGCCACGACATCCTCGTCGCCGATGCGCACGCGCCGCTGGCCGAAGTCGATCTGCATCTGCTGCCCAGGCGGGGTCTCGAATCGGGTGGTCGCCACCGCCTCGGCACGAAGCTCGTCTCGATGGGACTCTACGGCGCGCTCGACGGTCCGCAACGAGACGGTGACGCCGAGCTCGCGGCGCAGCTCCTCGTGGACCACCGCGGCGTTCCCCCGGTGCTGCAGAAAGCGCGCCTGGAGCCACTCCTGATGCGGGTCGAGCGCGCTTTCGCGCTCCGGCGTCTGGTAGCTGCGCCACTCCCCTGCACGGAGGTGGCGGCGGACGGTGTTCGGGCTGATGCCCAGTTCGTGGGCAATGCGCCGCACTCCCCAGCCAAGGGCATGCAG
This region includes:
- a CDS encoding ParB N-terminal domain-containing protein yields the protein MVALELRQLDLRYAPLRIADPTRRARLEAAIAQQGQQVPVLVVPAGDRFVLIEGYGRVDALRRLHRDVVQAVTLEVGEADALVLRHRLEGGRQRSALEEGWLVAALLDHGKSQTDVAIALGKSQSWVSRRLALVRTLPEAVQAAVREGRLVPHAAEKFLVPMARANAAQCATLVEGLRRVRPTVRQLARLYAAWKAADPEVRQRIAEQPLLYLKAEDAVKPVDPEEDLTALRDVEAVAGVCGRARKGLREGAYGRLPSHRRPHLDGAWQEARLAFDALAGLLAEEGLDARS
- the istA gene encoding IS21 family transposase, giving the protein MLDRDVRIAILELTRRGRGTRRIAKELGLSRTSVQQVVKSGQSERPEFVRAELLDAHLDRVRELFEDCDGNLVRVHEELVAGGVEVAYATVTGFCRRHRIGVKEKVPAGRYTFEPGEEMQHDTSPHVVQIGDRSRLLQCASVVLAHSRMVYAQLYPTFDRFYAKTFLTNAVRFFGGACRRCMVDNTNVVVAHGTGKRAVIAPEMEAFGGRFGFVFVAHEKGDANRSAHVERQFDHIENNFYAGRSFADLADGNAQLHAWCEKVNRAQKRSLHAAPVEVFAAERPHLAPLPDWIPEVVRVASRRVDVEGYISLHHNTYPVPVELIDEQVEVQETIDRVRVLHRHKVVADYPAIEPGRRERAKLLEPRVRRSATRKADPVAPEESALIAAGPEFVAMIELLRRTQKGRARVPIRRLHRLFLDYPTETLRAALVSAVAHGLHDLSGIERMVLRGLAGELFRLPIPPEDS
- the istB gene encoding IS21-like element helper ATPase IstB; translation: MNDDLDQLLLGLKLPRAREVIARELERAAKDQPSYADFLARVLREEYLHQRQKSLDYRIRQARLPEVWSIDTFPFDRQPGVRAATIRELAGLDFVPAAQNLVFIGPTGVGKTGLASGLLHQALVNGYRCRFIRAQDLFDEMYASLADRSTRHMLNQLRAYDVLLIDEMGYLNLRPEQSNIFFKLMEERYGRKSTILTTNLDYDDWFTFLGQKPMVQALLDRLRHKCHTIRIDGPSLRTPMG
- a CDS encoding ATP-binding protein, producing MIAEDTQLHAMLSRLQLTGIRDRLDALLEEAARKEFDLRQTLSYLCSAEVEYRDQRRVAMGTSIAKFPFVRTLDDYDFDAQPSVDAKQVRDLATCRWASTLPKSGPLPLSRTGPLQDRDPVLSAAP
- the istA gene encoding IS21 family transposase, with protein sequence MTNAQKSVRSPGRLPSTDTMKTPDDVAAMRRLHALGWGVRRIAHELGISPNTVRRHLRAGEWRSYQTPERESALDPHQEWLQARFLQHRGNAAVVHEELRRELGVTVSLRTVERAVESHRDELRAEAVATTRFETPPGQQMQIDFGQRRVRIGDEDVVAHLCILTLGYSRRTFAIAYACERQAQWLEGIEAAFQHFGGTPVELLMDNARALVTHHDAATREVTFNETFRGFCEHWGVRPRACAPYRARTKGKDERAVQYVGRNAIAGRTFRSWEDFNAHLVRWSREIADVRIHGTTGDRPIDRFERAERSVLKPLRAVPFLRVRELFRRVHTDGCVEVDTNHYSVPWRLIGKRVVVRILDGKMSVLRGDTTVACHDARPPSRARIIDRTHLAGVVRQTEEARLTGGSAQVVVTGNLQRPLSEYDDSVGGAL